CGCGCTGTCGTCCTCTGGCGCCGCCTCCAATACCTCCAGGGTCACGGCCACGTTCACGTTGACGGCAGTGCCGACCGCCATGGCGTCCCTGTCGACGGCAAGGTTGTCGAGCACGGCGTCTTCGGTCCAGGCGTCCCCAAGATCGGTCATGGACCCGTCATCGAACAGGTGGACCTGGTAGTAGTCCGCGAAGAGTTGCAGCTCCGTCGAGATCAAGGCACCCTCCCCAGTCTTCGTGCATGCGCAGTCTCGTCGATCACCAAGGTCGACTGTCAAGCGTCAGATGGGACCGGGTAGCGTGCCCGTCCCCGTCATTGTCGGGCAGAGCCGGGTGTCGGCCAGCGGTGTCGGCTGTACAGCTACGTACTGCGACCGCTGGATAATGACCGGGTGGGAGACGACCATCGCGTCGTGATGACGATTGGCAGGCACGAGCTGTCGCTGGGCGTTGACCCTGAAGGGCACTAGATAGTCGTCTCGGCGAACGACGGCCGCCACTGGACACCAGGGGAGGACATCCGATCGCTAGCAGGCCGTCGGCGAGGGGTGACCAGGGGCGCCCCACCGGACGAGTCTCAATGATGGTTGTCACCCGTGGGGATGTCGAGCTTGATCCGGCTGGCGGCTCTGGGCCATTGGACGGCAGAAGTCGTTTCGGTGGCGTTACACCCGGGTTGTTCGCGGAGACGGCGCCACTGCTCGTGAGCGGCGAAGATGCGGTTAAGGCCGTCACGCTCGTCGCGTAGCTCCAAGAACTCATCGAGTAGGTCGAAAAGGGTCTCGACGGCGCGGGCGTCGAGGTCGGCGTCCATGTCGCCGACGTCTCTAGCCCCAGCGGGTTCGGTCAGGTGGGCGACGATGCTCCACCAGACGTGGTTGTCGAGGCAGCCGGCCTGAGTCACGAGCCATGGTTGGAAACCGGTCAGCAGGCTCCGCGCGTTGGCCTCGTTGCAGCCGTCGACGAACGCTACGACGGTGGCGAAGTCATCGCGGATGAGCCACATTCTGGGGCGTTTCCGGATGTTGGCGAACAGTTCCCGGTAGTTGGTGATCGTGATCGTCACAGTCGGCTTGCTCCTTGCTGTTGCTGTCCGGTCGCTCGTGAGAGTCGCCCCATCGTCGGGCAGCCCTGTGGGTCTCCGGCGAGGAGAGCCTGACCATCGGCCGCGGCCTGTGTGTCGCGGACGGCGGATCTCTGCGACGGGTTCCGGGATTCTGGCAGAAGCCGGAGCGGGCGGTGTCGATCGTGGCATGCATCACGTTTGGCGTGGTTGATCGCCTCTCCGGCTTCCGATGTTTCGCGACTTCGCAGGTCGGGCAGTGATGGGGCCACGAAACGTCCGGGGTCGGTAACTGGCTGGTCACCGTCCCGCCCGTCTCGCCGTGCGCCGGGGCACGGTGACCCTCCCCGGCTGTTGGCCGATCAGAGGGGAGGGGTGATGAGCGACCCTGACGAGGCCGGACGTCGACGTAGACCACGGGTGCGCGTGGTCGCGGCCGCCGCCGCGGTGGCGCTGGCGGCGCCCGTGGCGGGCTGCGCTGCCGGTGGGGACAGCGGCACACCCACGATCAACCTGTACTACCCACCGGAGCAGAACCTGCAGAAGGTGGTCGACAACTGCAACGCGCAGGCCGGTGGCCGCTACGAGATCGTCTACCGGGTGTTGCCGCGGCAGGCCGACGACCAGCGGGTGCAGATGGTCCGCCGGCTCGCCGCCGAGGACAGCGGGATGGACGTGCTCGGCCTCGACGTGACCTGGACGCAGGAGTTCGCCAGCGCGGACTGGATCCGGGAGTGGACCGGGCAGGACAAGGCCGAGGTCGAGCAGGGCACCCTCGCCGGCCCGCTGGAGACCGCCCGCTACCAGGACAAGCTCTACGGCGCGCCGAAGAACACCAACGTCCAACTGCTTTGGTACCGCAAGGACCTGGTGCCCGAGCCGCCGAAGACGTGGGACCAGATGATCTCGATGGCGCAGGACCTGAAGGGGCAGGGCAAGCCGTACCAGGTGCTCACCATGGGGGCCCAGTACGAGGGCCTGGTCGTCCTCTACAACACCCTGGCGGAGAGCGCCGGCGGTCGGATCCTCGACGAGAACGGCACGAAGGCCGTCATGGACGAGGGCACCGTGCGGGCGTTGGAACAGCTGCGTGACCTCGCCACGTCGGGCGTGACGTCGCCGTCGTTCAGCAACGCCACCGAGGACCCGGTTCGGCTGGAGTTCCAGTCCGGCGCGGGCGCGTTCCAGGTGAACTGGCCGTTCGTCTACCCGGCGATGCAGGAGGCCAACCCGGACCTCGCCAAGCAGGTCGCCTGGGCGCGGATCCCCAGCGTCGACGAGAACACCCCGAGCAAGGTCACCATCGGCGGGGTCAACCTCGCCGTGAGCGCCTACTCGAAGCACCCGCAGGAGTCCTTCGAGGCCGCCAAGTGCCTACGTAACGCCGAGAACCAGAAGTTCTCCGCGATCAACGACGGCGTCCCGCCGACGATCGAGCAGGTCTACGACGACCCGGAGATGACCGAGGCGTACCCGATGAAGGACACGATCCTCGAAGAGCTCAAGGAGTCGGCGGTGCGTCCCCTGACCCCCGCCTACCAGAGCATCTCCACGGTGATGTCGGCGCTGCTCTCCCCGCCGTCGGGCATCGACCCGCAGCAGACCGCGGACGAACTGCGCGACGCGATCGCCGACGCGCTCGAGTCGAAGGGGGTGCTCCCGTGAGCGAGCGTAGCGAGCGAACCGGTCAGCACAGCGCGCTGGTGCCTCAGGGCGGCGCCGACCGTAGGGAGGCGACGTCATGAGCGTGAACGCCACGCCGGCGGGCGCGGACGCCACCGCCGAGGAGACCACCACCGGTACCGGCCGGCACGCTGCCGTGCCCGCCCAGCGCGACCGGCGGCGCCGGGCACCGCTGAGCGAGAACAAGAAGGCCGAGCGGCGGCTCGGGTGGCTGCTCTGCGCACCCGCCGCGCTGGTCATGCTGGCCGTCACCGCGTACCCGATCATCTACTCGGTCTGGCTGTCGTTGCAGCGTTTCGACCTGCGCTTCCCCGACCAGCGCGAGTTCATCGGGCTGGAGAACTACGTGACGGTGCTGACCAACGAGTTCTGGTGGACCGCGTTCGGGGTGACCGCGCTGATCACCGTGGTCACCGTCGCGGTCGAGCTGGTGCTCGGCATGGGGCTGGCCCTGATCATGCACCGGACCCTGGTCGGGCGGGGCCTCGTCCGGACCTCGGCGCTGATCCCGTACGGCATCGTCACGGTCGTCGCCGCCTTCTCCTGGCGGTACGCGTGGACGCCCGGCACCGGCTACCTGGCCAACCTGTTCAGCGACGGCGCGCCGTTGACCGAGCGGGCCAGCTCGCTGGCGATCATCATGCTCGCCGAGATCTGGAAGACCACCCCGTTCATGGCGCTGCTGCTGATGGCCGGCCTGGCGCTGGTGCCGGAGGACCTGCTCAAGGCGGCCTCCACCGACGGCGCGACCGCCTGGCAGCGGTTCACCAAGGTGATGCTGCCGGTGATGAAGCCGGCGATCCTCGTGGCGCTGCTGTTCCGCACCCTCGACGCGTTCCGCGTGTTCGACAACATCTTCATCCTCACGTCGGGCGCGAACGAGACGTCGTCGGTGTCGATGCTCGCCTACAACAACCTGATCCGGGGCCTGAACCTCGGCATCGGCTCGACGATGTCGGTCCTGATCTTCCTCACCGTGGCGATCATCGCGTTCGTGTTCGTGAAGCTCTTCGGCACCGCTGCCCCCGGCAGCTCGGACGACGAGAGGCGTTGAGATGGCAACCGAAACCACCACCCGGGCGAAGCTGCGGTGGGGCCTGCTGGACGTCATCGTGGTCGTCTTCGCGCTGATCCCGGTGCTGTGGATCGCCTCGCTGTCGTTCAAGACCCCGGCCACGCTCACCGACGGGAAGTTCATTCCCCGTGAGTGGACGCTGGAGAACTACCGGACGATCTTCGCGACCGACCAGTTCGTCCGCGCCCTGGTCAACTCGATCGGCATCGCGCTGATCGCCACCACGATCGCGGTGGTGCTCGGCGCCATGGCCGCGTACGCGATCTCCCGGCTGGACTTCCCCGGCAAGCGCCTGCTGGTCGGCGTCTCCCTGCTGATCGCGATGTTCCCGCAGGTGTCGCTGGTGTCGCCGCTGTTCGAGATCGAGCGCCAGCTCGGGCTCTTCGACACGTGGCCGGGGCTGATCCTGCCGTACATCACCTTCGCGCTGCCGCTGGCGATCTACACACTGTCGGCGTTCTTCAAGCAGATCCCGTGGGACCTGGAGAAGGCGGCGAAGATGGACGGCGCGACGCAGGGGCAGGCGTTCCGTCGGGTGATCGCGCCGCTGGCCGCGCCGGGGCTGTTCACCACGGCGATCCTGGTGTTCATCTTCTGCTGGAACGACTTCCTGTTCGCGATCTCGCTGACCTCCACCGAGCGCTCCCGCACGGTGCCGGCCGCGCTGTCGTTCTTCACCGGCGCGTCGCAGTTCGAGGACCCCACCGGGGCCATCTGCGCCGCCGCGGTGGTGATCACCGTTCCGATCATCCTGTTCGTGCTCTTCTTCCAGCGCCGCATCGTCTCCGGCCTGACCTCCGGCGCAGTCAAGGGATAGGTGGTAGTCGTGGCTGACATCGTGCTCGACAAGGTGAGCAAGAGCTTCCCGGACGGAACCGTCGCGGTGCGCGACGTCGACCTGGAGATCGCCGACGGCGAGTTCGTGATCCTGGTGGGACCCTCCGGCTGCGGTAAGTCCACCACGCTCAACATGATCGCCGGACTGGAGGACATCAGCTCCGGTGAGCTGCGCATCGGCGGCGAGCGGGTCAACGACAAGGCGCCCCGGGACCGGGACATCGCCATGGTCTTCCAGTCGTACGCGCTCTACCCGAACATGACGGTGCGGGAGAACATGGCGTTTCCGCTGCGACTGGCGAAGCTCGACAAGGAGACCATCAACGCGAAGGTGGACGAGGCGGCGAAGGTCCTGGAGTTGAGCGCGCTGCTGGACCGTAAGCCGGCCAACCTCTCCGGCGGCCAGCGGCAGCGGGTGGCGATGGGCCGGGCGATCGTCCGCCAGCCCAAGGCCTTCCTGATGGACGAGCCGCTGTCCAACCTGGACGCCAAGCTGCGGGTGCAGATGCGTACGGTGGTGTCCCGCCTGCAGAAGCAGCTCGGCACGACGACCGTCTACGTCACGCACGACCAGACCGAGGCGATGACCCTCGGCGACCGGGTGGTCATCATGCGCGGCGGCGCGGTGCAGCAGGTCGGGCCGCCGCAGGAGCTGTACGACCACCCCCGCAACCTGTTCGTGGCCGGGTTCATCGGCTCGCCGTCGATGAACTTCCTGCACGCCGCGGTCGAGGACGGCCGGCTGCGGACCGCCCTGGGTGACGTGCCCCTCGGCGACCGGGTGCGCCGGCAGTTGGCGGGCGCCGACGCGCCCCGGGAGCTGATCCTGGGCATCCGGCCGGAGCACTTCGAGGACGCCGAGCTGGTCGACGACGACACCCGTCGCCGGGGCATGGAGTTCGAGGCGCCGGTGGAGATCGTCGAGTCGATGGGCTCGGACAAGTACGTCTACTTCACCGTCGAGGGGGAGCGGGCCAGCGCCGCCGAGCTGGAGGAGTTGGCCGCCGACGCGGGGGCGGCCGACTTCACCGGCGCCGGCGCCAACCTGGTGACCCGGCTGTCGGCGGAGTCGCCGGTGACCGAGGGTGGGAACCGGCGGGTCTGGTTCAACCTGGAGAAAATCCACCTGTTCGACCCGTCCGACGGCCGCAACCTGACCCTGCACGAGGGTCGGGCCGCGGGCGCGCTGGCCGACTGACGACCGCTCGCGCGGGCCGGGTGGGGTGCTGACCCCGCCGGCCCGCCGCGTCGTCCCGCCCGCGCGGGGCGGGTCTGGGCGTCAGACGCCGTGGCGGTCGTCGGCCGGCAGGTGGGGCGGCTGCGCCGGCTCGCCGGACTGGTCGGGCTGACCGAGCTGCGCGACGTGGGTCGGGTCGAGGACCCGGGAGAGGAACGAGCGGGTCCGTTCGTGCCGCGGCGCGCCGAGCACCTCCTGCGGCGGTCCCTGCTCGACCACCACGCCGCCGTCCATGAACACGACCCGGTCGGCGACGTCGCGGGCGAACGCCATCTCGTGGGTGACCACCATCATCGTCATGCCGTCCTCGGCGAGCGTGCGCATGACGGTGAGCACGTCGCCGACGAGTTCCGGGTCGAGCGCGGAGGTCGGCTCGTCGAACAGCATCAGCTTGGGTTCCATGGACAGCGACCGGGCGATCGCCGCCCGCTGCTGCTGGCCGCCGGAGAGCTGCGCCGGGAACGCGTCGGCCTTGTCGGAGAGGCCGACCCGCTCCAGGTTCGCCCGCGCGATCCGCTCGGCCTCGGCGCGGCCGCGCCGCAGCACCCGGCGCTGCGCGATGGTGAGGTTGTTGAGCACGGTCAGGTGCGGGAAG
This genomic stretch from Micromonospora krabiensis harbors:
- a CDS encoding ABC transporter substrate-binding protein, which codes for MSDPDEAGRRRRPRVRVVAAAAAVALAAPVAGCAAGGDSGTPTINLYYPPEQNLQKVVDNCNAQAGGRYEIVYRVLPRQADDQRVQMVRRLAAEDSGMDVLGLDVTWTQEFASADWIREWTGQDKAEVEQGTLAGPLETARYQDKLYGAPKNTNVQLLWYRKDLVPEPPKTWDQMISMAQDLKGQGKPYQVLTMGAQYEGLVVLYNTLAESAGGRILDENGTKAVMDEGTVRALEQLRDLATSGVTSPSFSNATEDPVRLEFQSGAGAFQVNWPFVYPAMQEANPDLAKQVAWARIPSVDENTPSKVTIGGVNLAVSAYSKHPQESFEAAKCLRNAENQKFSAINDGVPPTIEQVYDDPEMTEAYPMKDTILEELKESAVRPLTPAYQSISTVMSALLSPPSGIDPQQTADELRDAIADALESKGVLP
- a CDS encoding carbohydrate ABC transporter permease, yielding MSVNATPAGADATAEETTTGTGRHAAVPAQRDRRRRAPLSENKKAERRLGWLLCAPAALVMLAVTAYPIIYSVWLSLQRFDLRFPDQREFIGLENYVTVLTNEFWWTAFGVTALITVVTVAVELVLGMGLALIMHRTLVGRGLVRTSALIPYGIVTVVAAFSWRYAWTPGTGYLANLFSDGAPLTERASSLAIIMLAEIWKTTPFMALLLMAGLALVPEDLLKAASTDGATAWQRFTKVMLPVMKPAILVALLFRTLDAFRVFDNIFILTSGANETSSVSMLAYNNLIRGLNLGIGSTMSVLIFLTVAIIAFVFVKLFGTAAPGSSDDERR
- a CDS encoding carbohydrate ABC transporter permease; this translates as MATETTTRAKLRWGLLDVIVVVFALIPVLWIASLSFKTPATLTDGKFIPREWTLENYRTIFATDQFVRALVNSIGIALIATTIAVVLGAMAAYAISRLDFPGKRLLVGVSLLIAMFPQVSLVSPLFEIERQLGLFDTWPGLILPYITFALPLAIYTLSAFFKQIPWDLEKAAKMDGATQGQAFRRVIAPLAAPGLFTTAILVFIFCWNDFLFAISLTSTERSRTVPAALSFFTGASQFEDPTGAICAAAVVITVPIILFVLFFQRRIVSGLTSGAVKG
- a CDS encoding ABC transporter ATP-binding protein; the protein is MADIVLDKVSKSFPDGTVAVRDVDLEIADGEFVILVGPSGCGKSTTLNMIAGLEDISSGELRIGGERVNDKAPRDRDIAMVFQSYALYPNMTVRENMAFPLRLAKLDKETINAKVDEAAKVLELSALLDRKPANLSGGQRQRVAMGRAIVRQPKAFLMDEPLSNLDAKLRVQMRTVVSRLQKQLGTTTVYVTHDQTEAMTLGDRVVIMRGGAVQQVGPPQELYDHPRNLFVAGFIGSPSMNFLHAAVEDGRLRTALGDVPLGDRVRRQLAGADAPRELILGIRPEHFEDAELVDDDTRRRGMEFEAPVEIVESMGSDKYVYFTVEGERASAAELEELAADAGAADFTGAGANLVTRLSAESPVTEGGNRRVWFNLEKIHLFDPSDGRNLTLHEGRAAGALAD
- a CDS encoding amino acid ABC transporter ATP-binding protein; this translates as MTTPSRPAVEIRDLHKSFGPLEVLKGIDFEVGHGEVVCVIGPSGSGKSTLLRCVNLLEEPTAGKIWVNGTEMTDPDVEIDAVRRGIGMVFQSFNLFPHLTVLNNLTIAQRRVLRRGRAEAERIARANLERVGLSDKADAFPAQLSGGQQQRAAIARSLSMEPKLMLFDEPTSALDPELVGDVLTVMRTLAEDGMTMMVVTHEMAFARDVADRVVFMDGGVVVEQGPPQEVLGAPRHERTRSFLSRVLDPTHVAQLGQPDQSGEPAQPPHLPADDRHGV